The following are encoded in a window of Paracoccus seriniphilus genomic DNA:
- a CDS encoding amino acid ABC transporter permease, giving the protein MKTLSMPRPNLLTPILVVTALLLVVATAGVLFFLHVAQGPADSPLNVLFRWMPFILQGFLLNILMSVIAMILATVSGVILGFMQISDATIIRQPARFVTHLFRNSPWLVILFAIMLLVPFEISLPYFGVVMIPGWVKATIGFTLPVMANIAEILRGAVASISTGQWESAESLAFSRMQTMRHVILPQCVRRMLPSWMNWFALLTLMTPIAAILGVNEALGNTQAAMESAGSSPDLLIPFYLFLMSIFFIFIYPVSVCTKRLERRFATT; this is encoded by the coding sequence ATGAAAACGCTCTCCATGCCCCGCCCGAACCTGCTGACGCCGATCCTTGTGGTCACGGCCCTGCTGCTGGTCGTTGCGACGGCGGGCGTGCTGTTCTTCCTGCATGTCGCACAGGGTCCGGCCGACAGTCCGCTGAACGTCCTGTTTCGCTGGATGCCCTTTATCCTTCAGGGTTTTCTGCTGAATATCCTGATGAGCGTGATCGCCATGATCCTGGCCACCGTGTCGGGTGTCATTCTTGGCTTCATGCAGATCAGCGACGCGACCATCATCCGTCAGCCCGCGCGTTTCGTGACGCATCTGTTCCGCAACTCTCCGTGGCTGGTGATCCTGTTCGCGATCATGCTGCTGGTGCCTTTCGAAATCTCGCTGCCGTATTTCGGCGTGGTGATGATCCCCGGATGGGTCAAGGCGACCATCGGCTTCACCCTGCCCGTCATGGCCAATATTGCCGAGATCCTGCGTGGCGCCGTGGCCTCGATCTCGACCGGACAATGGGAAAGCGCGGAAAGCCTGGCCTTCAGTCGCATGCAGACCATGCGCCATGTCATCCTGCCGCAATGCGTACGCCGGATGCTGCCATCCTGGATGAACTGGTTTGCATTGCTGACGCTGATGACCCCCATCGCAGCCATTCTGGGCGTCAATGAGGCATTGGGGAACACGCAGGCCGCGATGGAATCTGCAGGATCCAGCCCGGATCTGTTGATCCCCTTCTACCTGTTCCTGATGTCCATCTTCTTCATCTTCATCTACCCCGTTTCCGTCTGCACCAAGAGACTGGAACGTCGGTTCGCAACAACATGA